The following nucleotide sequence is from Chloracidobacterium validum.
TGCAGGCTGTTGAGTTCAGACAGGGATGCTGTTTCAAGCTTCGACTTGGCTTCTGAAAGGATGCCTTCTATCTCTGAAAGCGTGGTTGACTCGATCTTTTCACGGTTATCAGCAATGAGCTTTTCCGTTGAGTAAATCATCGAGTCGAGCTTGTTCTTGGCTTCAATCCGCTCCCGTAGCTCACGATCCTGGGCGGCGTTGGCGTCGGCTTCCCGCACCATCCGGTCAATGTCTTCCTTGCTGAGACCCGAACCCGACGTGACCGTGATTTTTTGCTCGCGTCCTGTGCCGAGGTCTTTGGCGGTGACATTGACAATGCCGTTGGCATCAATATCAAACGTCACTTCGATTTGTGGCACGCCACGCGGCGCAGGTGGAATGTCCACCAAGCGGAACATGCCAAGTGTCCGGTTGTCGCGGGCCATGGGACGCTCACCCTGGAGGACGTGAACCTCAACTGACGTCTGGTTATCGCTGGCGGTTGAGAAAATCTCGCTCTTGCGGGTCGGAATCGTAGTGTTGCGCGGGATCATGACCGTGTTGACCCCACCCAGGGTTTCAATCCCCAGGCTCAATGGCGTTACGTCGAGCAAGAGCAAGTCCTTCACGTCACCGGCGAGCACCCCGGCCTGGACGGCCGCACCAATGGCCACGACTTCATCCGGGTTGACTGAGCGGTTCGGTTCCTTGCCAAAGAACTCCTTGACCATCTGTTGCACTTTGGGAATCCGCGTCGAGCCACCGACCAGGATGACTTCGTCAATCTGGGATGGCTTCAGTCCGGCGTCCTCAAGTGCCTTGCGGCAGGGTTCAAGCGTGCGGCGGAGAATATCGTCCACCAGTTGTTCAAACTTGGCCCGCGTCAACTTCATCACCAGGTGCTTCGGTCCAGAAGCGTCGGCCGTGATGAAGGGCAGGTTGATTTCAGTTTCCATGGCTGACGACAGCTCAATCTTGGCTTTTTCAGCGGCTTCTTTCAGGCGCTGAAGTGCCATCTTGTCGGCGGTCAAATCAATGCCCTGGTCCTTTTTAAACTCGCTGACGATCCAGTTGATCAGGCATTCATCCACGTCGTCGCCACCCAGGTGGGTGTCACCATTGGTGGATTTGACTTCAACCACGCCTTCGCCGACTTCTAGGATCGAGATGTCAAAGGTTCCACCACCAAAGTCAAAAACGGCGATGGTTTCGTCTTTCTTTTTGTCCAGTCCGTAGGCAAGCGCCGCCGCCGTGGGCTCATTGACAATACGCTTGACGTCGAGTCCCGCGATCTTGCCAGCATCTTTCGTGGCCTGCCGCTGGGCATCGTTGAAGTAGGCCGGGACGGTAATGACGGCCTCTGTGACTGGCTGACCCAGGTAGTCTTCCGCGGCGGTTTTGAGCTTTTGCAAAACCATGGCGGAAATCTCTGGGGGCGCCCATTCCTTGCCGCCGCCCATCAAGCGGACGTCGCCGTTGGGTCCCTCCATGACTTTGTAGGGAACTTGCTTGGTCTCGCCTTTGACTTCGTTGAAGCGGCGACCGATGAAGCGCTTGACCGAATAAAACGTGTTCTCTGGATTGGTTACGGCTTGACGCTTGGCCACTTGTCCCACCAGACGGCTGCCGTCCTTGGTGAACGCCACAACGGATGGCGTCGTCCGAGCGCCCTCGGAGTTGGTAATGACGATTGGCTCGCCGCCTTCCATTACTGCGACGACTGAGTTGGTCGTCCCTAAGTCAATGCCGATGATTTTCCCCATGGCTGTTCTGTTGCACTCCACACGTCGTTGAGATGAGGTTCACGAAACGTGGCTGGGTGGTGGCTGCTTGCCGGTTGGCCAACGTCGGAACTTCCATGTCGAGACTTTAATATATGAGTCTTTTATTGTCAACTTTTTCTTACTTTGATGCTGTGAGTCAGGGGTGACGTGGCGGGTGGCTTTTCTTGGCGCGAAGCATCATTTGCCCGTCGTTCGCAACCAAGTAGAGCCGTCGCGCCACCGTCGCGTCAGTCACCTGCGGTGCATAGCGCACACTAAACCAACGGCGTCGAACCTCATCCGTCAGAATGGCGGCGGCGTTGGGTTCATCGAGCTTGAAGGCGCGGCCGCCAGTGCCTTCGGTCAACTGCCGGATGGCTTCAAGCGGTTTGGGCCCGAGCCGCTTGGCGCGCGGCGCGCCATAGGTTCGGTCCTGGGCCTGGAGGACATAGACCACCACATCCGCTGATTGCAGCGCTGCCAAGGCCGCTTCAAAGGAGGTGCGTGAACCTTCGTCATAACCATCTGAAAGCAGCACGATGACCCGCTTGCTGACGGTGGTCGCCGGGCGAAAGACATCTTCCGTAACCGCCAGCAGCGCGTCGTAGAGGCACGGCGTCGAACGCTTACGGAAAAGCTTTGCGCCGGCCACGAGTTGCGCCGCATCCTCCGTCAAGTCGCATAGAATCTC
It contains:
- the dnaK gene encoding molecular chaperone DnaK, whose protein sequence is MGKIIGIDLGTTNSVVAVMEGGEPIVITNSEGARTTPSVVAFTKDGSRLVGQVAKRQAVTNPENTFYSVKRFIGRRFNEVKGETKQVPYKVMEGPNGDVRLMGGGKEWAPPEISAMVLQKLKTAAEDYLGQPVTEAVITVPAYFNDAQRQATKDAGKIAGLDVKRIVNEPTAAALAYGLDKKKDETIAVFDFGGGTFDISILEVGEGVVEVKSTNGDTHLGGDDVDECLINWIVSEFKKDQGIDLTADKMALQRLKEAAEKAKIELSSAMETEINLPFITADASGPKHLVMKLTRAKFEQLVDDILRRTLEPCRKALEDAGLKPSQIDEVILVGGSTRIPKVQQMVKEFFGKEPNRSVNPDEVVAIGAAVQAGVLAGDVKDLLLLDVTPLSLGIETLGGVNTVMIPRNTTIPTRKSEIFSTASDNQTSVEVHVLQGERPMARDNRTLGMFRLVDIPPAPRGVPQIEVTFDIDANGIVNVTAKDLGTGREQKITVTSGSGLSKEDIDRMVREADANAAQDRELRERIEAKNKLDSMIYSTEKLIADNREKIESTTLSEIEGILSEAKSKLETASLSELNSLHDRLTKATYKVSEVMYKDAAGRAAGAGKSNGDAGKGDDNVIDAEYVDVDDKR
- a CDS encoding VWA domain-containing protein; amino-acid sequence: MRQKISRVHSSDEVTPAKNSPVMSRRTFLARTGVGLMVGLSSSGTAAQSGRVGENQTSRTRLTVIAQVPTPDAPPTQLGVTDLTLYDAGLEQTLESVEPDPSAATIVFLADNSATFQAETGDMEQVARSLIRELFTGDRLMLIGYAKEPEILCDLTEDAAQLVAGAKLFRKRSTPCLYDALLAVTEDVFRPATTVSKRVIVLLSDGYDEGSRTSFEAALAALQSADVVVYVLQAQDRTYGAPRAKRLGPKPLEAIRQLTEGTGGRAFKLDEPNAAAILTDEVRRRWFSVRYAPQVTDATVARRLYLVANDGQMMLRAKKSHPPRHP